A section of the Kiritimatiellia bacterium genome encodes:
- a CDS encoding C4-type zinc ribbon domain-containing protein, translated as MNSDGFSETISKLLIVQERDMRIMRCQREIDQIPRAYKETESEAEQMRLAAKTAKDELMAHQSEVKKTELEIESVRQKIAKLREQQFQIKSNDEFKALNKEIVNLNEEIKVMEDREITSMEMAEEARQRESKALENLRATENAIKERLQALGERQAGLETEIRQLQADRDHLAKSIAGDWLLKYNRILENKRDQALVAVENGACAGCRMHLPAQVICDLKKKSDLIACSFCGRILYLVP; from the coding sequence ATGAATTCAGACGGTTTTTCGGAAACAATCAGCAAGCTCCTCATTGTCCAGGAGCGGGATATGCGGATTATGCGCTGTCAAAGGGAGATTGACCAGATTCCGCGCGCATACAAGGAAACGGAGAGCGAGGCCGAACAGATGCGGCTTGCGGCTAAAACCGCAAAGGACGAGTTAATGGCTCATCAGTCCGAGGTTAAAAAAACCGAGCTTGAGATTGAATCTGTCCGCCAGAAAATAGCAAAATTGCGCGAACAGCAGTTTCAAATCAAGTCCAATGATGAGTTCAAGGCATTGAATAAGGAAATCGTCAATTTAAACGAGGAAATAAAGGTTATGGAAGACCGGGAGATAACCTCCATGGAAATGGCGGAAGAAGCCCGGCAGAGAGAATCAAAAGCCCTGGAAAATTTACGGGCAACTGAAAACGCAATTAAAGAGCGTTTGCAGGCGCTCGGCGAACGGCAGGCCGGTCTGGAGACCGAAATCAGGCAACTGCAGGCGGACCGGGATCATCTGGCAAAAAGCATTGCCGGGGATTGGCTCTTAAAATATAACCGCATCCTTGAAAATAAAAGGGACCAGGCCCTGGTCGCGGTTGAGAACGGCGCCTGCGCCGGGTGCCGTATGCACCTGCCGGCGCAAGTCATCTGCGACCTGAAAAAAAAATCCGACTTGATTGCCTGTTCTTTCTGCGGCCGCATATTATACCTCGTTCCTTGA
- the queF gene encoding preQ(1) synthase: MNKQRDVKRRTGLADGITILRRSIQRYPGNPAEAKLEVFPNPRPDRDYWIHFECPEFTSLCPITGQPDFALITIDYIPAKLCLESKSLKLYLFSYRNTGVFHEDATNRILDDIVKTCRPRRLTVNGRFNSRGGIAITVRVEHPSLIAKRKA; encoded by the coding sequence ATGAATAAGCAACGGGATGTGAAAAGACGGACCGGCCTTGCGGACGGCATTACCATATTGCGCAGAAGCATTCAGCGGTATCCGGGCAACCCGGCGGAGGCGAAGCTGGAAGTTTTCCCCAACCCGCGTCCGGATCGGGATTACTGGATTCATTTTGAATGTCCGGAATTCACATCGCTCTGTCCGATAACCGGCCAGCCGGATTTCGCCCTGATAACGATTGACTATATCCCGGCCAAGCTTTGTCTGGAAAGCAAATCATTGAAATTATATCTGTTTTCCTACCGCAATACCGGAGTGTTTCACGAAGACGCGACAAACCGCATTCTGGACGATATCGTGAAAACATGCCGTCCGCGGCGGCTGACGGTGAACGGCCGGTTTAATTCCCGCGGCGGCATTGCCATTACGGTCAGGGTTGAACATCCAAGCCTGATCGCGAAAAGGAAGGCTTAA